The following are from one region of the Methylophilus sp. DW102 genome:
- a CDS encoding triphosphoribosyl-dephospho-CoA synthase: MNTQIQTAYLQACLAELEALKPGNVHIFADGHGMQVQHFVESAHVSAPALCDDAQFGKRSLGQRILQALQATYTQVGCNTNLGIVLLVAPLVQATVDYAALPLKTGLQQVLQQTTVEDAAAVYAGIRLVNPAGMGQRSEHDVSEAPQITLLQAMQLASAQDEIGRQYNEGYARLFEEALPLYLEQCQRWERPAWALTAAYLYWLSSVPDSHIVRKYGLLTAHEVQTTAEQHYQALLALDNPKTYLPALLAWDQSLKAERLNPGTSADLTVITAMLANMQTTGGHTL; the protein is encoded by the coding sequence ATGAATACACAGATTCAAACCGCCTATTTACAGGCTTGTCTGGCCGAGCTCGAAGCGCTCAAGCCCGGCAATGTGCATATTTTTGCTGATGGACATGGCATGCAGGTCCAGCATTTCGTTGAAAGCGCACACGTCTCGGCACCCGCCCTGTGTGATGATGCACAATTTGGCAAGCGCAGCCTTGGGCAACGTATTTTGCAGGCCTTGCAGGCCACCTACACCCAAGTCGGTTGCAATACCAATTTGGGGATTGTCTTGTTGGTCGCGCCGCTGGTGCAGGCTACGGTGGATTATGCGGCTTTGCCGTTAAAGACCGGCTTGCAGCAAGTCTTGCAGCAGACCACGGTGGAAGATGCGGCAGCGGTCTATGCCGGGATTCGTCTGGTGAATCCTGCCGGCATGGGGCAGCGTAGTGAGCATGATGTTTCAGAAGCGCCACAGATTACCTTGTTGCAAGCCATGCAACTGGCCAGCGCGCAGGATGAAATCGGCCGTCAATACAATGAGGGCTATGCCCGTCTGTTTGAGGAGGCACTGCCCCTTTATCTTGAACAATGCCAACGCTGGGAACGTCCCGCCTGGGCGTTGACGGCGGCTTATTTGTACTGGCTTTCCAGCGTGCCGGATAGTCATATTGTGCGCAAATATGGCTTGCTGACAGCGCATGAGGTGCAAACTACCGCCGAGCAGCATTATCAGGCACTGCTGGCGCTAGATAATCCTAAAACCTACCTGCCTGCATTGCTGGCCTGGGATCAGTCACTGAAAGCGGAGCGCTTAAATCCAGGCACCAGTGCTGATTTAACGGTCATCACAGCCATGTTGGCAAACATGCAAACAACTGGCGGCCACACCCTATAA
- the miaA gene encoding tRNA (adenosine(37)-N6)-dimethylallyltransferase MiaA, with protein MPAPDKSHLPPAIFFMGPTASGKTAATIALAQRFPVEIISVDSALVYRGMDIGTAKPDAETLRQAPHHLIDLITPLEQYSAAQFAKDALALMQTATANGRIPVLVGGTMLYFNALQHGLSDLPPADPVIRVQIEAEASAVGWPAMHAQLASIDPSVAAKIHTTDSQRIERALEVYRISGQPMSVLRAQSEKVTLPFDILKIALMPSDRSVLHQRIADRFQAMLKQGFIEEVQGLLSAYPQLTTETPSMRCVGYRQVLQHLNGEIDLPTLADHGVYATRQLAKRQLTWLRGMDDVEVLDCLSQDWINQMLTKIKLHL; from the coding sequence ATGCCTGCCCCAGATAAAAGCCATCTACCGCCAGCGATCTTTTTTATGGGCCCGACGGCTAGTGGCAAAACCGCCGCCACCATTGCGCTAGCCCAGCGCTTTCCGGTGGAAATCATCAGTGTCGATTCTGCGCTTGTCTATCGCGGCATGGACATTGGCACCGCCAAACCCGATGCCGAGACCTTGCGCCAGGCGCCACACCATTTAATTGATTTAATCACGCCACTGGAGCAGTATTCCGCCGCCCAATTTGCCAAGGATGCGTTAGCGCTCATGCAGACGGCAACCGCCAACGGACGCATCCCGGTGCTCGTGGGCGGCACCATGCTTTATTTCAACGCCTTGCAACATGGCTTGAGCGACTTGCCGCCGGCGGACCCTGTCATCCGCGTGCAAATCGAAGCTGAAGCCAGTGCGGTTGGCTGGCCTGCCATGCATGCCCAATTAGCCAGTATAGACCCCAGCGTCGCTGCCAAAATCCATACCACTGACTCACAACGCATCGAACGTGCGTTGGAAGTGTATCGCATCAGTGGACAGCCCATGAGTGTCCTGCGCGCGCAGTCAGAAAAAGTCACGCTACCGTTTGATATCCTCAAAATCGCCCTCATGCCTAGCGATCGCAGTGTCTTGCATCAGCGCATTGCCGATCGTTTTCAAGCCATGCTGAAACAAGGCTTTATTGAGGAAGTTCAAGGCTTGCTCAGTGCCTATCCGCAACTCACCACCGAGACACCAAGCATGCGTTGCGTCGGTTACCGTCAGGTGTTGCAGCACCTCAATGGCGAGATTGACCTGCCCACCCTGGCTGATCATGGCGTCTACGCGACGCGGCAATTGGCGAAGCGCCAACTCACCTGGTTACGTGGTATGGATGATGTCGAGGTCCTGGATTGCTTAAGTCAGGATTGGATAAATCAGATGCTGACAAAGATAAAATTGCATCTTTAA
- a CDS encoding 4a-hydroxytetrahydrobiopterin dehydratase — protein sequence MSEQVFTEQEIQQLLSSSLPHWYYEEGWIRRKYKTNSWKGTLMVVNTIGHLAEAAWHHPDLTVSYAFVIVKLCTHSAKGITMKDIELARKIEEVIQWQPAQQAGSALEGTPQDDLRFSYVKYDQ from the coding sequence ATGTCCGAGCAAGTATTTACCGAGCAGGAAATTCAACAACTTTTGAGTAGCTCTTTGCCGCATTGGTACTATGAAGAGGGCTGGATACGCCGTAAATATAAAACCAATAGCTGGAAAGGGACGCTGATGGTGGTTAACACCATCGGTCATCTAGCAGAAGCGGCTTGGCACCATCCTGACCTGACGGTTTCTTATGCCTTTGTCATCGTCAAGTTATGCACGCACAGCGCAAAAGGTATCACGATGAAAGACATCGAACTCGCCAGAAAAATTGAAGAGGTGATTCAATGGCAACCTGCTCAGCAAGCAGGCTCAGCCTTAGAGGGCACACCACAAGATGACCTCCGCTTTAGTTACGTCAAATACGACCAATAA
- a CDS encoding RimK family alpha-L-glutamate ligase, producing MQVVPIFTDEVAQAGGWHGQSLAQAFARRGWQALMVSLDSCHLSIANQQVLIHIPGLTQPAPMAFVRGVAAGTTQQIITRMNLLHTLQRQGMVIYNSARAIETTVDKGLTSQLLAEQGVATPVTWVCEHRHIAHALMQQVLDTGKTLVIKPLFGSQGKGVRLIESRQQFALPQDPFVDGVYYLQEKIECGPYQHDYRVFVVRGEPIAVMQRQGDSWLHNVARGARCSACDEQDVADIGVRAAQAVNIAYAGVDVMRDKHGKLWVIEVNSIPAWRGLQSITSFDIADVLVNDLLQLADA from the coding sequence ATGCAAGTTGTTCCCATTTTTACTGACGAAGTGGCCCAGGCCGGTGGCTGGCATGGGCAGAGCTTGGCTCAGGCGTTTGCCCGTCGTGGCTGGCAAGCGCTGATGGTGTCACTGGATAGCTGTCATCTGAGTATCGCCAATCAGCAGGTGCTGATTCATATCCCCGGCTTGACGCAACCAGCCCCCATGGCCTTTGTGCGTGGGGTGGCCGCAGGCACGACACAACAAATTATTACGCGCATGAACCTGCTGCATACTTTGCAGCGGCAGGGCATGGTCATTTATAACTCGGCACGTGCCATCGAAACCACGGTGGATAAAGGGCTCACCAGTCAATTGCTGGCAGAGCAGGGCGTGGCGACGCCAGTTACCTGGGTCTGTGAGCACCGGCACATTGCGCATGCGCTCATGCAGCAGGTGCTGGATACCGGAAAAACGCTGGTGATCAAGCCTTTGTTTGGCTCGCAAGGCAAGGGCGTGCGTCTCATCGAAAGCCGTCAGCAGTTTGCCTTGCCGCAAGACCCTTTCGTTGATGGCGTGTATTACTTGCAGGAAAAAATTGAGTGCGGGCCTTACCAGCATGATTACCGTGTGTTTGTGGTGCGCGGGGAGCCGATTGCCGTGATGCAGCGGCAAGGTGACAGCTGGTTGCATAATGTGGCGCGTGGTGCACGTTGCAGTGCCTGTGACGAACAAGATGTGGCTGACATTGGCGTGCGCGCTGCACAGGCTGTGAATATCGCCTATGCTGGGGTCGACGTGATGCGGGACAAGCATGGCAAATTATGGGTGATCGAGGTTAACAGTATCCCGGCCTGGCGTGGGCTGCAAAGTATTACCTCGTTTGACATTGCTGATGTGCTGGTCAATGATTTGTTACAGCTGGCTGATGCTTAA
- a CDS encoding undecaprenyl-phosphate glucose phosphotransferase yields the protein MVFFMWGIFIYFEDRIPISIFFTSILLFSVTFPSGAKIRLGFWKMSRDVIFQWLLLASMVLIFAEITGYMSLFTPQIIYTWLIGTPIAQILGLTALKELSPFFIRLQGPAKNAVIIGLNEQGLVVANNLLADEYSRVNVLGFFEDRAPERAPQNHGFEILGALTDIPLYCKSHQIHTIYIALPMSSHPRILKLLDDLKDTTASIYFVPDIFVTDLIQGRVSDVNGIPVVSVCETPFTGVDGMIKRTADILFSLIVLILISPILLIIAAGVKLTSPGPVIFKQRRYGLDGQEILVYKFRSMTVTEDGTKVTQATKNDQRITPLGAFLRKTSLDELPQFINVLQGRMSVVGPRPHAVAHNEEYRKLIKGYMVRHKVKPGITGWAQVNGFRGETDTLEKMEQRVHYDLEYLRNWSPRLDMLIVAKTVWLTAVGQDSAY from the coding sequence ATGGTTTTTTTCATGTGGGGAATTTTTATCTATTTTGAAGACCGTATACCGATCTCTATCTTCTTCACCTCAATTCTTTTGTTTTCGGTCACATTTCCAAGTGGCGCAAAAATACGATTAGGTTTTTGGAAAATGTCGCGGGATGTCATTTTTCAGTGGTTATTGTTGGCAAGCATGGTGCTGATCTTTGCCGAAATCACTGGTTATATGTCGCTATTTACGCCTCAAATCATTTATACATGGCTAATCGGTACACCTATTGCGCAGATTCTGGGCCTGACAGCACTCAAAGAGCTTTCTCCATTCTTCATCCGTTTGCAGGGGCCTGCCAAAAACGCAGTGATCATTGGCCTCAATGAACAAGGCTTGGTTGTTGCCAATAATTTACTGGCTGATGAATATAGCCGTGTCAACGTATTGGGCTTTTTTGAGGATCGCGCGCCTGAGCGCGCGCCCCAGAATCATGGCTTTGAGATCTTAGGCGCCTTGACGGATATTCCTCTCTACTGCAAGTCACACCAGATACATACTATTTATATTGCGCTGCCGATGTCTAGCCATCCTCGCATTTTGAAACTGCTGGATGACTTGAAAGATACCACCGCCTCAATTTATTTTGTGCCTGATATTTTTGTGACTGATTTGATTCAGGGCCGGGTTTCCGACGTGAATGGCATTCCTGTGGTTTCTGTTTGCGAAACGCCGTTTACAGGGGTGGACGGCATGATTAAACGCACGGCAGACATTTTGTTTTCATTAATTGTACTGATATTAATCTCCCCCATCTTGCTGATTATCGCAGCGGGGGTAAAACTCACCTCCCCAGGTCCGGTGATATTCAAGCAGCGCCGTTACGGATTGGATGGCCAGGAGATTCTGGTGTATAAGTTCCGCTCAATGACCGTGACTGAGGATGGCACCAAAGTGACGCAAGCGACTAAAAATGACCAGCGCATCACGCCCCTGGGTGCTTTTTTGCGCAAAACCTCACTGGATGAGTTACCTCAGTTTATTAATGTGCTGCAAGGACGCATGAGCGTTGTTGGGCCACGCCCTCATGCGGTGGCGCATAATGAAGAGTACCGCAAACTGATTAAAGGCTACATGGTGCGCCATAAGGTCAAGCCAGGGATTACCGGCTGGGCACAGGTCAACGGCTTTCGTGGCGAGACTGACACCTTGGAAAAAATGGAGCAGCGGGTACATTACGATTTGGAGTACTTGCGCAACTGGAGCCCTCGTCTGGATATGTTGATCGTGGCAAAAACCGTTTGGTTAACCGCCGTGGGGCAAGACAGCGCCTATTAA